A single region of the Streptomyces diastaticus subsp. diastaticus genome encodes:
- a CDS encoding SpoIIE family protein phosphatase produces the protein MERSAAPSGEPDPRTEAPSDPLSTARVALAVNGMGTFTWDLSDGLLRYDRGGAAVMGFRPGEFDGRLETLAERMLPVELPAVREQVERALRDRSSFSLYFRVRLPDGELRWTHTQGHVVLDRAGDPARVIGIIRDASQELRAVDQTEELRRVRSERRRQADIVGHVSDTLVPTLTLEDVADALTTDRLMRQIGASGVVLGMVDEGRMRLIGSNGIPEELVRDFHLTPLEARLPLAEASRTREAVFVTSRAHFVSRYPSLEAYAEDFPQTIAAVYLPLIAQDTPIGAVGLTYTDRARFPQDERTVLRALGKVIAQALQRALLYDQEHELAAGLQTAMLPGHLPDSPGLELAARYRPTRSRGGIGGDWYDALLLADGRVGAVIGDVQGHDVTAAAIMGQLRIALRAYAAEGHPPTTVMARASVFLTELDTGRFATCLLAVLDPRTGMTTIVRAGHPDPVLRLTDGGTDWLDVPGGLPLGLTSPEAQPVYPAHETALDPGSTLVLCTDGLIESRTEDIDTGRARLLEALRDGPGGPHELADHLLRAMAPYTGEEDDVALLVLRRPLGRATPAQRLETVVAPNDPEALRAARQDLREALEGWQLGPLADIAVLLTCELVTNALLHTGGDTTLTAQPVRRAGGGRALRLSVSDTSPASPRRRPATEQHTSGRGMLLVEELTSAWGVEPRGTGKTVWCEIPLAVP, from the coding sequence ATGGAGCGCAGCGCCGCCCCGTCCGGCGAACCCGACCCGCGGACCGAGGCACCGTCCGACCCGCTCTCCACCGCCCGGGTGGCGCTGGCCGTCAACGGCATGGGCACCTTCACCTGGGACCTGTCCGACGGCCTGCTCCGCTACGACCGGGGCGGCGCCGCGGTGATGGGCTTCCGGCCGGGGGAGTTCGACGGACGGCTGGAGACGCTCGCCGAGCGGATGCTGCCGGTGGAGCTCCCGGCGGTGCGGGAGCAGGTCGAGCGGGCGCTGCGGGACCGGTCCAGTTTCAGTCTGTACTTCCGGGTGCGCCTCCCCGACGGCGAACTGCGCTGGACGCACACCCAGGGGCACGTGGTCCTCGACCGGGCGGGGGACCCGGCGCGGGTCATCGGGATCATCCGGGACGCCAGCCAGGAGCTGCGCGCCGTCGACCAGACGGAGGAGCTGCGGCGGGTACGCAGCGAGCGGCGCCGCCAGGCCGACATCGTCGGGCACGTCAGCGACACGCTGGTGCCGACCCTCACCCTGGAGGACGTCGCCGACGCCCTCACCACCGACCGGCTGATGCGGCAGATCGGCGCCTCCGGCGTCGTCCTCGGCATGGTCGACGAAGGCCGGATGCGGCTGATCGGTTCCAACGGCATCCCCGAGGAGCTGGTCCGCGACTTCCACCTGACGCCGCTCGAAGCCCGCCTGCCGCTCGCCGAGGCGTCCCGGACCCGCGAGGCGGTCTTCGTCACCAGCCGCGCGCACTTCGTCTCCCGCTACCCCTCCCTGGAGGCGTACGCGGAGGACTTCCCCCAGACCATCGCCGCCGTCTACCTCCCGCTGATCGCCCAGGACACCCCCATCGGCGCCGTCGGCCTCACCTACACGGACCGTGCGCGCTTCCCCCAGGACGAGCGGACCGTGCTGCGCGCCCTCGGCAAGGTCATCGCCCAGGCCCTGCAACGCGCCCTGCTCTACGACCAGGAGCACGAACTCGCCGCCGGGCTCCAGACGGCCATGCTCCCCGGCCACCTCCCCGACTCGCCCGGCCTGGAACTGGCCGCCCGCTACCGGCCCACCCGGTCCCGCGGCGGCATCGGCGGCGACTGGTACGACGCGCTGCTGCTCGCCGACGGCCGGGTCGGTGCCGTCATCGGCGACGTGCAGGGCCACGACGTGACCGCCGCCGCCATCATGGGCCAGCTCCGCATCGCCCTGCGCGCGTACGCCGCCGAGGGGCACCCGCCGACCACCGTCATGGCGCGCGCCTCGGTCTTCCTCACCGAACTCGACACCGGGCGCTTCGCCACCTGCCTGCTCGCCGTGCTGGACCCGCGCACCGGCATGACCACGATCGTGCGGGCCGGTCACCCGGACCCGGTGCTGCGGCTCACGGACGGCGGCACCGACTGGCTCGACGTCCCCGGCGGACTCCCCCTCGGCCTCACCTCGCCGGAGGCCCAGCCCGTCTACCCGGCCCACGAGACGGCCCTGGACCCCGGCTCGACGCTGGTGCTGTGCACGGACGGGCTGATCGAGTCCCGTACCGAGGACATCGACACGGGACGCGCCCGGCTCCTCGAAGCGCTCCGCGACGGGCCCGGCGGCCCCCACGAACTCGCGGACCACCTGTTGCGCGCCATGGCGCCGTACACCGGCGAGGAGGACGACGTCGCCCTGCTGGTGCTGCGGCGCCCGCTGGGCCGGGCCACCCCGGCCCAGCGGCTTGAGACCGTCGTCGCCCCGAACGACCCGGAGGCCCTGCGCGCCGCCCGGCAGGATCTGCGGGAGGCGCTGGAGGGCTGGCAGCTCGGCCCGCTCGCCGACATCGCGGTGCTGCTCACCTGCGAGCTCGTCACCAACGCCCTGCTCCACACCGGCGGGGACACCACCTTGACGGCCCAGCCCGTGCGGCGCGCCGGGGGCGGGAGGGCCCTGCGGCTCTCCGTCAGCGACACCTCGCCCGCCTCCCCCCGGCGGCGGCCCGCCACGGAGCAGCACACCTCGGGGCGGGGGATGCTCCTCGTGGAGGAACTGACCAGTGCGTGGGGTGTGGAGCCGCGCGGCACCGGAAAGACGGTGTGGTGCGAGATCCCGCTCGCGGTGCCCTGA
- a CDS encoding VOC family protein: protein MSDYYDAFVSSPVPAPGPGAVPPEPFRGIYGMPAFVDVPTTGRAASVEFWTRGLGFFELFVVPGTLVRLRRWAFQDVLLVAAPSVPEQPPAMSFSFSGVLDQVDSLAAACRALRPDAVDGPRDTPWNTRDVEVVTPENARVVLTAAKPFDPAGQEARNLAAMGITPPGAPSCDHGRHG from the coding sequence ATGAGCGACTACTACGACGCGTTCGTGAGCAGTCCCGTGCCCGCTCCCGGCCCCGGCGCGGTGCCGCCGGAGCCCTTCCGGGGCATCTACGGGATGCCCGCCTTCGTGGACGTCCCCACGACCGGCCGGGCGGCGTCGGTGGAGTTCTGGACCCGGGGTCTCGGCTTCTTCGAGCTGTTCGTGGTCCCCGGCACGCTCGTGCGTCTGCGCCGGTGGGCCTTCCAGGACGTGCTGCTGGTCGCGGCGCCGAGCGTCCCGGAGCAGCCGCCCGCGATGAGCTTCAGCTTCTCCGGCGTGCTCGACCAGGTCGACTCCCTCGCCGCGGCCTGCCGCGCGCTGCGCCCGGACGCGGTCGACGGGCCCCGGGACACGCCCTGGAACACCCGCGACGTGGAGGTCGTCACCCCCGAGAACGCACGGGTCGTCCTCACCGCCGCGAAGCCCTTCGACCCGGCCGGCCAGGAGGCGCGGAACCTCGCGGCCATGGGCATCACCCCGCCCGGCGCCCCGTCCTGCGACCATGGCAGGCATGGCTGA
- a CDS encoding MerR family transcriptional regulator — MADTPGAGGLTVGQVSARLDVTVRALHHWDEIGLARPSLRTAAGYRLYTPADLERLHRVVVYRELGLGLDRIRVVLDDSAEDVPAALRAQRARIAERIDRLQRLGAGLDRMIDAHERGPLLTAEQQAAVFGPGWDPDGPARARRRYGDTPQWRQYAERSASRTPEEWQAVADAVAELDRALGEAMDAGVTPGSPEADHLAERHREVFASYFPLTRQMQVCLARMYEADPGYAAHYDGIRPGLARWFRRVVDAAARAQGIDPSTATWCESP; from the coding sequence ATGGCTGACACCCCTGGCGCCGGCGGCCTGACCGTGGGGCAGGTCTCGGCGCGCCTGGACGTGACGGTCCGCGCGCTGCACCACTGGGACGAGATCGGCCTGGCGCGCCCGTCGCTGCGCACGGCGGCCGGGTACCGGCTCTACACCCCTGCTGATCTGGAACGCCTGCACCGCGTCGTCGTCTACCGGGAGCTGGGGCTCGGCCTGGACAGGATCCGGGTCGTCCTCGACGACTCGGCCGAGGACGTGCCCGCCGCGTTGCGCGCGCAGCGTGCCCGGATCGCCGAACGGATCGACCGCCTCCAGCGGCTCGGCGCCGGCCTGGACCGGATGATCGACGCTCACGAGCGCGGCCCGCTGCTGACCGCCGAGCAGCAGGCCGCGGTCTTCGGCCCCGGGTGGGACCCGGACGGGCCGGCCCGGGCCCGCCGGCGCTACGGTGACACGCCGCAGTGGCGGCAGTACGCCGAACGCTCGGCCTCCCGCACCCCGGAGGAGTGGCAGGCCGTCGCCGACGCCGTCGCCGAGCTCGACCGCGCCCTCGGGGAGGCGATGGACGCCGGCGTCACCCCTGGCAGCCCGGAGGCGGACCACCTCGCCGAACGCCACCGCGAGGTCTTCGCCTCGTACTTCCCCCTCACCCGGCAGATGCAGGTCTGCCTCGCCCGCATGTACGAGGCCGATCCGGGATACGCCGCCCACTACGACGGCATCCGCCCCGGCCTCGCCAGGTGGTTCCGGCGCGTCGTCGACGCCGCCGCGCGGGCCCAGGGCATCGACCCCTCCACCGCGACCTGGTGCGAGTCCCCCTGA
- a CDS encoding pyridoxamine 5'-phosphate oxidase family protein, whose product MRETPEELTRLQSLLGSSLSGSTAHLRSIVEGRTITAAQLTGVLTGMCTLAVSTVTAKGEPRISGADGHFLHGRWHFGTARDAAKARHLAARPAVSVAHMRGEDLGVFTHGTVEELNPEGAGTTADWQELLAHLKDFYGDDAFDWDREVVYYRLDPHWMTVYAPDLDKLTGT is encoded by the coding sequence ATGCGCGAAACCCCAGAAGAACTCACCAGGCTCCAGTCCCTCCTCGGCTCCTCCCTCTCCGGCTCGACCGCACATCTCCGCTCGATCGTCGAGGGCCGCACCATCACGGCGGCGCAGCTCACCGGGGTCCTCACCGGCATGTGCACGCTCGCCGTCTCCACGGTGACCGCGAAGGGCGAACCGCGGATCAGCGGCGCCGACGGGCACTTCCTGCACGGCCGGTGGCACTTCGGCACGGCGCGCGACGCCGCCAAGGCCCGCCATCTCGCGGCCCGTCCGGCCGTCAGCGTCGCGCACATGCGCGGAGAGGACCTCGGGGTGTTCACCCACGGCACGGTGGAGGAGCTGAACCCCGAGGGCGCCGGGACCACGGCCGACTGGCAGGAACTCCTCGCCCACCTGAAGGACTTCTACGGCGACGACGCCTTCGACTGGGACCGCGAGGTCGTCTACTACCGGCTGGACCCGCACTGGATGACCGTCTACGCCCCCGACCTGGACAAGCTCACCGGCACGTGA
- a CDS encoding GNAT family N-acetyltransferase — MFIHPLGPEGAELRPLEPWQADEFLAHMDRAREYAGKRNGLPDVVRDRGGSRAFLQTYADRQAADSGRLYGIWQDGTLVGGVLFRTFDPAQGVAEAGCWLEPSAVGRGLVTRACRTIIDWAFTRRGMRRVEWHVATDNAPSIAVARRLGMTREGVMRSAFVHRGRRLDMELWAVLSEEWGGPGE; from the coding sequence ATGTTCATCCACCCCTTGGGCCCCGAGGGCGCCGAACTGCGCCCGCTGGAGCCGTGGCAGGCGGACGAGTTCCTGGCGCACATGGACCGCGCGCGGGAGTACGCCGGGAAGCGCAACGGCCTGCCGGACGTCGTCCGGGACCGGGGCGGGAGCCGCGCCTTCCTCCAGACGTACGCGGACCGGCAGGCGGCCGACAGCGGGCGGCTCTACGGGATATGGCAGGACGGCACGCTGGTCGGCGGTGTCCTCTTCCGGACCTTCGACCCGGCCCAGGGGGTCGCCGAGGCGGGCTGCTGGCTGGAGCCCTCGGCGGTCGGGCGGGGGCTCGTGACGCGGGCCTGCCGCACGATCATCGACTGGGCGTTCACGCGGCGCGGGATGCGGCGCGTGGAATGGCACGTGGCCACGGACAACGCGCCGAGCATCGCCGTCGCCCGCCGCCTCGGCATGACCCGTGAGGGCGTCATGCGCTCCGCCTTCGTCCACCGCGGCCGGCGCCTCGACATGGAGCTGTGGGCCGTCCTGTCGGAGGAGTGGGGCGGACCCGGCGAGTGA
- a CDS encoding aminoglycoside adenylyltransferase family protein — protein sequence MAEQVEEVAVLVREVVHGRELAGMYLYGSATAGGLGPYSDLDVFVVVRRPLTEGQRRGLTDGLRGISGAPGRPVELTVVVLGEVVPWRYPPRQEYQYGEWLRDAYERGEVPAPRTDPDLAPLISMVVADGRALAGPPPDEVLPEVPPADLARAVTAGVPELLADLAADTRNVLLTLARVWVTLATGALLPKDAAAAWALDRLPGEHRPALAHAREVYLGEAAEDWGRVGPGRVADCAAHLAGEVRELAPPEG from the coding sequence ATGGCGGAGCAGGTCGAGGAGGTCGCGGTGCTCGTCCGGGAGGTGGTGCACGGGCGGGAGCTGGCCGGGATGTACCTCTACGGCTCGGCCACGGCCGGCGGGCTCGGTCCGTACAGCGACCTCGACGTGTTCGTGGTGGTCCGGCGGCCGCTCACGGAAGGGCAGCGGCGCGGGCTCACCGACGGACTGCGGGGGATCTCCGGCGCGCCGGGGCGGCCGGTGGAACTGACGGTGGTGGTGCTCGGCGAGGTGGTGCCGTGGCGGTACCCACCGCGCCAGGAGTACCAGTACGGCGAGTGGCTGCGGGACGCCTACGAGCGCGGAGAGGTCCCGGCGCCGCGCACCGACCCGGATCTCGCGCCGCTGATCAGCATGGTGGTGGCGGACGGGCGGGCGCTGGCCGGGCCGCCGCCGGACGAGGTGCTGCCCGAGGTGCCGCCCGCCGATCTGGCGCGGGCCGTCACCGCCGGGGTGCCGGAGCTGCTCGCCGACCTCGCCGCCGACACCCGCAACGTCCTGCTCACGCTGGCCCGCGTCTGGGTCACGCTCGCCACCGGGGCACTGCTGCCGAAGGACGCGGCGGCCGCCTGGGCGCTCGACCGCCTGCCCGGGGAACACCGGCCCGCGCTGGCGCACGCGCGGGAGGTGTACCTCGGGGAGGCGGCCGAGGACTGGGGGCGGGTCGGGCCCGGGCGCGTGGCGGACTGTGCCGCTCATCTGGCGGGCGAGGTGCGGGAGCTGGCGCCGCCGGAGGGCTGA
- a CDS encoding SLATT domain-containing protein produces MSQPEEQPEGPADDARPRERRRPRHPADLAGRPFPLGDWGQPADRLTELYEWVEESALSTADWYLADRARKRRGARLLRAGTALGTVTGAALPLLDLTGALPGASPWACLAVLVAAACVALDRYLGLTSGWMRDMATAQAVQQRLQVLQFDWASECVREVLGPTDGTAAEAADRCLGVLRRFSDDLNDLVRTETADWMVEFRTGPAPLATRASGGLPARADLPSQGARPALLPGTRPNMPRQRPPDAR; encoded by the coding sequence GTGAGCCAGCCCGAAGAGCAGCCCGAGGGCCCGGCCGACGACGCCCGCCCCCGGGAACGGCGCCGTCCGCGACACCCCGCCGACCTCGCCGGGCGCCCCTTCCCGCTGGGCGACTGGGGCCAGCCGGCCGACCGCCTCACCGAGCTGTACGAGTGGGTCGAGGAGTCGGCCCTGTCCACCGCCGACTGGTACCTCGCCGACCGCGCCCGCAAGCGCCGCGGCGCCCGCCTGCTGCGCGCCGGGACGGCGCTCGGCACGGTGACCGGCGCCGCGCTGCCCCTCCTCGACCTGACCGGGGCCCTGCCGGGCGCCTCGCCGTGGGCCTGCCTGGCGGTGCTGGTGGCGGCCGCCTGCGTCGCCCTCGACCGGTACCTCGGGCTGACCTCGGGGTGGATGCGGGACATGGCGACCGCACAGGCGGTGCAACAGCGGTTGCAGGTACTCCAGTTCGACTGGGCCTCGGAGTGCGTGCGGGAGGTGCTGGGCCCCACCGACGGCACGGCGGCCGAGGCCGCCGACCGGTGCCTGGGCGTCCTGCGCCGCTTCTCGGACGACCTGAACGACCTGGTCAGGACCGAGACGGCGGACTGGATGGTGGAGTTCCGCACCGGCCCGGCCCCGCTCGCCACCCGCGCCTCGGGCGGCCTCCCGGCCAGGGCGGACCTGCCCAGCCAGGGTGCCCGCCCGGCCCTGCTGCCGGGCACCCGCCCGAACATGCCGCGCCAACGGCCGCCGGACGCGCGCTGA